The following is a genomic window from Aquipuribacter sp. SD81.
CGGCGGTCGTGCTCGTGCTGTGGGGCGTGTGGCTCGCCGTGCCCGGCGGCGCCGACCGCGAGCCGGTGGGTGCCCCTGTCGCCGGCCCGGCGACGGCCGGTCCAACGCCGCAGGCGGTCCCGGACGCTCAGCCGGGGGAGGGCGCCGCGCTCCCCGACCGGGTGCCGGGGCGCCCGGCCGGCGCCGCCGTGGCACCCGGCCCCGCCGTCGAGGACGCAGCCGCTGAGGGTCCGGCCGGCGAGGACCCGGCCGCCGAGGGTCGGGCCGCCGAGGGTCGGGCCGGCGAGGACCCGGCCGGCGAGGACCCGGCCGGCGAGGACCCGGCCGCCGCGCCGCCCGAGCCGGCGTCGCCGGTCGAGGTGCCGCAGGCCGGCGACGGCACGTTCGCCGTGGCGCCCGGCGGGAGCGACGTCGTGGGCGACGGTGAGCTCGTCACGTACACCGTCGAGGTGGAGGGCGGCGTCCCGGTCGACGCGGCCGCGGCCGCGGCCGTCGTCGACGCCGTGCTGGCGGACCCCAGGTCGTGGACCGCGGACGGTCGCTGGGCGCTGCAGCGCGTCGCCGCCGACGGTGACGCCCGCGTCGTCGTGACGAGCCCCGACACGACCGACCGGCTGTGCGCGCCGCTGCGCACCCGCGGACAGGTGTCGTGCCGCAACGGCGACGACGTCGTGCTCAACGCCGTGCGCTGGACCCGCGGCGCGACGACGTGGGGCGAGGACGTCGAGGGCTACCGCGAGTACCTCGTCAACCACGAGGTCGGCCACCTGCTGGGCCACGGGCACGTGCCGTGCCCCGCCACCGGCGAGGCCGCGCCCGTCATGCTGCAGCAGACGATCAGGCTCGACGGCTGCGAGCCGAACGCCTGGCCCTTCCCCTGACCCCGGCGGCCCCCGGTGCCGGCGGCAGCGACCCGGGCCGGTCCTCGCCGGACCCGGCCGCGGCCCTCGCCTCGGCCACGGTGGCCGCGACCTCCTCGTCGGTCGGGGCGCGGTCGGCCAGCAGCCACGTCACCCAGCGGTGGCGGGGGTCGGCGGGCGACAGCAGGACCGCGCGGGTCAGCAGCGTCGCCGGGATCGCGAGCAGGGCGCCGAGCGGCCCGAGGACGAAGCCCCACACGACGAGCGACAGGAACGCCAGCGTGATGCTGATGCCGACCGCGTCGCCGACGAACTTCGGCTTGACGAAGTTGTCGATGACGTTGTTGACGACGAGGAACCCGACGACGACCCACAGCGCCTCGACGGGACCGCCGTCCAGCAGGGCGATGACCGCGGGCGGGACGATGCCGACGATGAGCCCGACGGTCGGCACGAAGCTCGCGAGGAAGACGAGCAGCCCCCACAGCAGCGGCAGCGGCACCCCGAGGACGACGAGCAGGACGACGTCGAGGGCCGCGACGACGGCACCGAAGACGGCCGTGACGACGAGGTACTGCCGCGTGCCGTACGTGAACGAGTGCAGCGCCTCGGCCGCCCGCGGGCGCAGGGCCGCGACCGCGCGCATCCGGTCGTCGGCGCCGCCGGCGTCGATGAGGAGGAAGAACAGCAGCAGGAGGACGAAGAACAGGTTGCTCACGACCGAGAAGCCGGTCAGCGCGACGTCGAGGGCGAGGTCGAAGATCCGGTTGAGGTCGAAGCCGCCGACGAAGGCGTCGATCTGCTCCTGGTCGACGCCGACCTCTCGCAGGAGGTTCTCGGCGTCCTGCACGAGCTGGTTGAGCTCGGCCTGGTAGCGCCCGGCCTGGTCGGCGAAGCGGAGCACCGACAGCGTGAGCGCGCCCGCGAAGGCGGTGAGGAAGGCGTAGGTCACGACGAGCGTGACGACGAGGGCGAGCCACCCGGGCACCCGGGCTCGCAGCCACGCCTGCACGGGGTGCACGGCGATGGCGATGACCAGGGCGAGCAGGACCGGCGCGACGACGGACTGCGCGGTCCGCAGCCCGCCGAGCACGACGAGCGCCGCGGCCAGTCCGAGGAGGGTGACGACGGGCGGCGGCAGCAGCGGCCCGGGTGGCAGCGACGCGGCGGCGGGGGTCGGGTCCGTGTCGCGCCGGCCTCCGCCGAGGAGCCGGCCGAGCGGGCCGCCGGCCATCAGATGACCTCACCGGGGATGACGCGGGGTCCGTCGTCCGGACCGTCGTCCGGGCCGCCCCCTCGCAGCCGGTCGCGTCCGGCGCCGTCGGTGCGCATGCGCGCGACGAGGGCGTCGGCGCGGCGCACCAGGGCGCGCACGAGCCCGGCCGCGGCCAGCTGCAGCAGCCCGAGACCCACCAGGACGACCCCGACGAGCACCGCGAGCAC
Proteins encoded in this region:
- a CDS encoding AI-2E family transporter: MAGGPLGRLLGGGRRDTDPTPAAASLPPGPLLPPPVVTLLGLAAALVVLGGLRTAQSVVAPVLLALVIAIAVHPVQAWLRARVPGWLALVVTLVVTYAFLTAFAGALTLSVLRFADQAGRYQAELNQLVQDAENLLREVGVDQEQIDAFVGGFDLNRIFDLALDVALTGFSVVSNLFFVLLLLFFLLIDAGGADDRMRAVAALRPRAAEALHSFTYGTRQYLVVTAVFGAVVAALDVVLLVVLGVPLPLLWGLLVFLASFVPTVGLIVGIVPPAVIALLDGGPVEALWVVVGFLVVNNVIDNFVKPKFVGDAVGISITLAFLSLVVWGFVLGPLGALLAIPATLLTRAVLLSPADPRHRWVTWLLADRAPTDEEVAATVAEARAAAGSGEDRPGSLPPAPGAAGVRGRARRSARSRRA
- a CDS encoding DUF3152 domain-containing protein, producing MATTERVRRRGGAPDGEARDPRASRRERSAALGAAAVVLVLWGVWLAVPGGADREPVGAPVAGPATAGPTPQAVPDAQPGEGAALPDRVPGRPAGAAVAPGPAVEDAAAEGPAGEDPAAEGRAAEGRAGEDPAGEDPAGEDPAAAPPEPASPVEVPQAGDGTFAVAPGGSDVVGDGELVTYTVEVEGGVPVDAAAAAAVVDAVLADPRSWTADGRWALQRVAADGDARVVVTSPDTTDRLCAPLRTRGQVSCRNGDDVVLNAVRWTRGATTWGEDVEGYREYLVNHEVGHLLGHGHVPCPATGEAAPVMLQQTIRLDGCEPNAWPFP